One segment of Olsenella uli DSM 7084 DNA contains the following:
- a CDS encoding ParA family protein, whose amino-acid sequence MSYQDVKKAFPDKQGKVISIINQKGGVGKSTTAVNLSACLGESKKKVLVIDLDPQGNTSSGYGIEKEGLEHDIYDALLNDVQLADVIAPTLEPHVFIVPATIQLAGAEIELVSVMSRESVLKGILTGIRDEFDYVFIDCPPSLGLLTINALVASDALLIPIQCEFYALEGVTKLLESMKMVKSRLNPELDIFGVVMTMYDARTTLSKQVVEEVSTYFGKKVFKSIIPRSVKLSEAPSHGLPISKYARMSKGALAYSRLAREVVRRG is encoded by the coding sequence GTGAGCTATCAGGACGTGAAAAAAGCCTTTCCAGACAAACAGGGGAAAGTGATTTCAATAATCAATCAGAAGGGCGGCGTAGGGAAATCGACCACCGCTGTGAATCTTTCCGCATGCCTTGGAGAGTCTAAGAAGAAGGTGCTCGTAATCGACCTTGATCCACAAGGGAATACTTCCTCTGGTTATGGCATAGAGAAAGAAGGGTTGGAGCACGACATCTATGATGCCCTTCTGAACGATGTGCAGCTTGCTGACGTGATAGCTCCGACACTCGAGCCACACGTGTTTATCGTCCCTGCAACGATTCAATTGGCAGGTGCCGAAATAGAACTTGTCTCCGTTATGTCTCGTGAGAGCGTTCTGAAGGGGATACTTACTGGAATACGCGACGAATTTGACTATGTTTTCATCGATTGTCCACCCTCGTTAGGCCTTTTGACCATAAACGCACTTGTTGCTTCAGATGCGCTTCTCATACCTATTCAATGTGAGTTTTACGCGCTTGAGGGGGTCACAAAGCTCCTTGAGTCGATGAAGATGGTGAAATCGAGGCTCAATCCAGAACTTGACATCTTTGGTGTCGTTATGACTATGTATGATGCTCGGACGACCTTGTCAAAGCAGGTTGTCGAGGAAGTAAGCACTTACTTTGGCAAAAAGGTCTTCAAGAGTATCATTCCACGCTCTGTAAAGCTCTCTGAGGCCCCAAGCCATGGACTACCAATCAGCAAGTATGCCCGAATGAGCAAAGGTGCTCTTGCCTATTCACGCCTAGCAAGGGAAGTGGTACGTCGTGGCTAG
- a CDS encoding ParB/RepB/Spo0J family partition protein encodes MARKSGLGKGLESLMGGADGEIGTVAPDLSLSISRIKANRNQPRKNFDPDALEELADSIRQNGILQPILVRKKGKDYEIVAGERRYQAAKKAGLKEVPVVIRDIEDEEVFKLALIENLQRSDLDPIEEALGYQRLIKDNGFTQEELGRALSKSRSAIANTLRLLDLPKEVQEMMAAGKLTAGHARAILAVGSEDGRLKLAHKVVGENLTVRQTESLAPLFSGMKGDRPKRQAQPQYFKRAARQLRLALDTNVKVKTVRNRNRIEIEFKDEDDLVRLVNVLSPVEPLAGE; translated from the coding sequence GTGGCTAGAAAAAGTGGTCTCGGAAAGGGATTGGAGTCGCTCATGGGCGGCGCCGATGGAGAAATCGGCACCGTCGCTCCTGACTTATCGCTTTCCATTTCACGAATAAAGGCAAACAGGAACCAACCTCGTAAGAACTTTGATCCTGACGCCCTTGAGGAACTGGCAGACTCGATACGACAGAACGGAATCCTGCAGCCCATCCTTGTCCGAAAGAAGGGGAAAGACTATGAGATCGTCGCAGGAGAACGTCGTTATCAGGCCGCGAAGAAGGCAGGACTAAAGGAAGTTCCCGTTGTAATACGCGACATCGAAGACGAGGAGGTGTTTAAGCTCGCGCTGATAGAGAACCTTCAGCGCTCGGATCTCGATCCCATCGAAGAGGCCTTGGGATATCAGCGTCTAATCAAAGACAATGGCTTCACCCAGGAGGAGCTTGGAAGGGCGCTCTCGAAGTCTCGATCGGCCATCGCCAATACGCTTCGACTTCTCGATCTTCCTAAAGAGGTGCAAGAGATGATGGCAGCAGGAAAGCTGACTGCTGGTCATGCCCGTGCCATACTTGCGGTAGGAAGCGAGGACGGCAGGCTGAAACTCGCTCACAAGGTCGTAGGGGAGAATCTGACCGTGCGTCAGACAGAAAGTCTTGCTCCGCTCTTTTCTGGCATGAAGGGCGATAGGCCAAAAAGGCAAGCACAGCCCCAGTACTTCAAGCGAGCCGCACGCCAACTGAGGCTGGCGTTGGATACGAACGTGAAGGTGAAGACGGTACGCAACAGGAACAGGATAGAGATCGAGTTCAAAGACGAAGATGATCTTGTTCGTCTGGTGAATGTACTGAGTCCGGTCGAGCCTCTGGCAGGGGAGTGA